The genomic region TCCTGCCTCATAAAGAGGCTTTGCTTTTGGGGAGGGCCACCTGCATCAGTCAGACCAGCCCTCTGCTGTTCCAGCAGAAAACCCATGGACCCATCCAACAGCTCTGAGAAGCCCCCAAccaatgggaccccagggcccTTTGATGGTCCCCAGTGGCCCCACCAGGCCCCACGGAGCATGTACCTGTGGGTGGCCGTGCTGATGGGCAGCGTGGTGCTCTCTGCCTCGGTTCTCAATGGTTTGGTCATCGTGGTTTCCATCAGGTACAAGCAGCTCCGGTCGCCCCTCAACTACATCCTGCTGAACCTGGCCGTGGCCAATCTCCTGGTGACGCTCTGCGGCAGCTCCGTCAGCTTCAGCAACAACATCAATGGCTTCTTTGTGCTTGGCAAACAGCTGTGTGAGCTGGAGGGCTTCATGGTCTCCCTGACAGGTAAGGACACAAACCTCCAGAGCTGGCTGGGTGTTTGGTTAGTGCTGTTGTGTTTAGCAAAGATGTTTGGAGGAGCATCTCACCCGCTTAATGCGTCTCCTAAAGTCAATCCTCTCATGAATGATGTAAAACTCATGTCCTTCAGCTATTCTTTAGAGCAGGGAAGGGTTGAGTAGATGGTTGGCTGTACCAAGCCATCATATACTCTGCCCTGGCACGAAATGCCATTTGGGCCCATCGGGGGCCCTTGCTCAGGATGTTCCACGTGTGTCCTGGCTGCTGTCTCAGCACACAGATGGTTTTGCAGGCACCAGAAACATGAAACTGCACAAAATTGTTAAGGAAACCTCAGTGGAGAAACTGTGGTTGCAACTATGATGCATCACAGACACCCCATTGCCAACCTTAAGGGACAAATATTCCCAGTTATCCCTGCCTACTGTTACAGCTCCCCCTGCTCTTCTGCCACGCTCCAGCATGGAGGCAGCGCCTCTTCCTGAGACACaaactctcctcttctccccagGGATCGTGGGGCTGTGGTCTCTGGCCATCCTGGCCTTTGAGAGGTACATTGTGGTGTGCAGACCCTTGGGAACCTTTCGGTTCCAGCACCGACATGCTGTCAGTGGCTGTGCCTTCACCTGGAGCTGGTCCCTGCTCTGGACAACCCCACCActcctgggctggagcagctacGTGCCTGAAGGTAGGGAAGATGTGCTTTGGGCtcctcagtctcatcttctgGTATATTGTGTCCAAGCACTGGGTAGCTGGAGAGTGTCTATGCTGgcatttaaaatgttaacagcTCCTGCTTGTCAGTCAATAATCCCCTTGCAGAGGTTGCTCTTCAGAAGTTACTGACTGCACACaacgtgctgcagctgctcttacATGTCTCATGGCCATCAGAGCTCCCCTGGCAGCTGGAGGCCACCCAGCAGCATCCAGCACAGACCCAGCCCAAATCTCCCTGTGTAGAGGCCTGGCACAATGCTGCACACCACAACAAATCACCCTCCTCCCTCGAGCTGGGCCGCAGCACCGTGGCTGAGCTCCAGCTCACTGGGGATGGACAAGGGAGCAGCGCTTGGGCAAGGCTGAGGGCACGGCATTTGCTGGTTTGGATTCTGTCACCCAGCCCCTGTTTGTGCCCACCACTGGTTTAGGCTTGTTTTGAAACTTACTTGTTCCAGGTCTGAGAACATCTTGTGGGCCCAACTGGTACACAGGTGGCAGCAACAACAACAGCTACATCTTGGCCTTGTTTGTCACCTGCTTCGTGATGCCCCTCAGCCTGATTCTCTTCTCCTACACCAACCTGCTGCTGACCCTGAGAGGGGTAAGTACGGCCAGCACAGGGGAGGGAGTGGTTTTCAGCTCACAAACCTGCTGGAGACACATCCCCATGGAGAGGAAGAGCCTGACAGCAGGTTTCTACGCCAGTCGATGGAGCTGACATCTCCTGGGGCTGGTCAGGGCACCCAACTGCCATTGGAAGGCATTAACAAACATCTCTCTCTGCAAAactctccccaggctgcagcccagcagcaggaatCAGAGACAACACAGCAGGCGGAGCGGGAGGTGACACGCATGGTGGTCGCCATGGTGTTGGCCTTCCTCATCTGCTGGTTGCCCTACAGCACGTTTGCCATGGTGGTGGCCACCACCAAAGACATCATCATCCAGCCTGCTCTGGCATCCCTGCCCTCCTACTTCTCCAAGACCGCCACAGTCTACAATCCAATCATCTACGTCTTCATGAACAAACAGGTGGGAGAGAAAGGCACTAGCTAACGAaaccacagcttctctggggcTTCTGGAGAACAACTCCAGGGCTAGAGAAAACTCCCACCCTCGCTGGAGGCACAGAAACAGGCTCATGCCAGGTGtggctgcaaaagcagcaaggTGTTGGGGAATAAAATGGAAAGGGAGCAGCCTCTGAGCCAGAACAAGGGCTCATTTTCTGCTTCCATGATTTTATGGGGTCATTTTAGATCACAAACTGCTTACTGAACACACAAGGCAAACAGAATGAAATGTTTATTATCAATAAACCACTCAGTTGGGCTGGGAATGAATATGGACATTAATACAAGGATAATGTTATTAATCCAAGGGGGTGAGGAGCATCCacccctctgcctctgcctttcCTTCACAACCCCTAATCTGCCTTTTCCCTGCCCAGTTTCAGAGCTGCCTGCTGAAGATGGTGTGCTGTGGTCACCATCCTCGGGGGACGAGAAAAACTActccctctgcccccagcccctgtgcagacattgctgcagagaggctgcgGAACAAGCTGACCCCGTCTCACCCTGTCTAACCCCTGCCACGTCCTGCCTGGCCCCCTTGGGGCCCATTCAACACTGGCACTGAGAAGCCCAGGATCAGGGTGGCTCTCAGAGTCAGAGAGGTCCCAGCAGCactcccacagctcccagcagtgACATGACACTGTCTGCTTGGAGGAGGATGATGGAATAAATGGCAAACTTTTGTTTCCCTCTGTGAGGAAACACctctcccttccagcccctcaCTTCAGGGTGTCTTTGAAGAACAAATTGTTTCCTGAATGCAAACCCCTCCCCAGTTGGTGTCTGGCCCCAGAGTTGGGCCAAGCACCGTGTGGCTGTGGCACTGCTTCCACTGCAGCCATGGGTCAGAGCCACAGGGCTGCTGTCCCTACACAGACTGAGTCCCCTGCAGTGCCTGAGCTGGCTGGAAACTTTGAGGTCATGCTGTGAAATTGGCAAAACCCCAGCAGATGTGTATGTGCAGACTGCTAATAAACATTAATAAACATTGACAAGTTCACCTGTCTCTTTTTTATGGGCTGAGAGGGTTCCAGAGAAAACACTTCACCTCCCACtaccagggctgggactgctcCTCTCGAGCCAAGTGCCACACGCCATCCTAACAGACAGCACAAGAACACCACAGCTCAGAGACACTAAGCTGgagattttatttatatttaggGCAATAAGGAAAGGTCTTAAATCCACTATTTCCCAGCAAGGGTGAAAATCCAGGTTATaacaaggcagagcagaggcccAAGGTGGCAGGACATTAACAGACAGTAAACAATGCCAAAGCCTGTGACTGAATTAAGAACCTCAGGCTAAGGGTGTGACCATGCCACAGACAGCAATCCCCTGAGCCTCTGTCTTATCAAATTCCTCAATCTTCAAAaaccacagtcacagaatctcaagggtctGCTCCCACAGTTGATTGTCTTTCAACATTTCCAGTGCTTAAAACAGCTTTCAGAATGAGACTGATGCAGAGGTTTAAAGGCTCATTCTCCCCTCCTTGGTTTTGTTGTCCATCCAACCTCAAACCacacctccctcctctcctcctcacaccctctgccacagcaggtGCAGTTGCAGCAGAGCAGTGAAGCAGTCAGAGGGAAGCAATGGGAGAAGTTGTTCAGCACTTCCCTGCCTGTGGAAGGAGGGAAAAGTGCCACAGCCTGCTACCAGCACTCACGGGCAATTTGGACTGGGGAGCATGAGGGGGTTTTGCTCCATCTCCAGAGATTCTCTGCTCCAAGAACAAACCAAAAATCTCCCAGTTACACAGGAGCTGAAACAACAGCTGTTTAGAGAATGAACACTGGCTTTGCTTCTTCCTTCACTACCTTCCTGCAGGGCCCTGTGAGGCCTCCCAACACGGCacctcctggcactgcccctgGCCCTGGGGCACGACACTGGcctcagctccccagccctctctccctccctctgcttTCCCACATGCCAAACAGCTCACATGCTGGTGGCTCAGAGGAATTAGAGCAGCTCAGTATCACcgttttaatttaattaattggCCTTTGATTCTCTGAGAAGCATTAGATGGGCCTGCTCTGAtcttctctgctgcctttcGCGGGTCCTTGTTTAATTGCTCCTGTTAATTACAGCTTTTGTGTCCATGCTTTATGTTATTAGGATGATTTACACTCATGCTAAACTTAAATCTGGAAAAGTGCAAGCAGCTGAAAACCTGACATCTCCAAGTGGTGTGTTCTGGCCTCCATAAGGTGAGCAGACAGGCTGTGGGACCATTTCAAAGGCTCTCTACCAACAGATACAGAAATTATCCACATTAAGAtctaagaaaataaagatataGAAATGGTTCCCAGTCTGCTCACCCTTTGGTCTGACAaatatatagaaaaagaaatccaagaagCTAAGGAGATGTTGCAAACCAAAGCAATAGATCATTGCATGCATGTAAAAATGCCTGTCTGCTTGCCCTACTCCACcacgctgctgcagccctgcaagTCTGAGTTGCTTTGTATTTAATTGAGCAAATCCATGAAACAGAACAATGCCCAATGTAAGAGCCCACAAAACACAACATTGCCTGATATGGAACTTGTGCCTGGTGTGAGCAGTGTGATGCACAGAGTTGAGACCCACTGCCTGCACATCAGCACTGTTGCTCCCCAGAGGTGCTGTGGGCACTTTGCTTGAGCTCCATCACTGCCACACCACTAAATGAAGGAGAAATTTGTAGTTTTTCTTGATCTTCTCTGAAGAAAGCTGCCCCAAAGTCTGACAGTTTGCAGCACCTTCCCTGGAGTAGCTCTGTTGGCATCTAGCTGTATGCACATTCTGATGTTGAGAAACAGTTCCTAACAAGTTAAACTCAAAAAATAACctccaaacaaaaaagaaccccaaaaagAACCtccaaaaccacagaaagaaCCACATGGCAGCACAGTAACCTTGGAAACTCGTTATTAACTGTCACAGATAGGCAGCATTTCCCTACAtgaacaggaacaaaaaaagcacGAGGTAGAAACAGCAcctggatggggatgggggaggaaaaaaatccaatcaaGTAAAGCAAAAAGATGGTCTGTGCAAGCTCAAATCCAGTGCTAACAATGTAATAAAGGCAATACTGACCATCCAGTAGCTTTAGGGGTGAAGAAGATCTTCTGAACTCCCTGG from Colius striatus isolate bColStr4 chromosome 20, bColStr4.1.hap1, whole genome shotgun sequence harbors:
- the LOC104558852 gene encoding pinopsin, whose protein sequence is MDPSNSSEKPPTNGTPGPFDGPQWPHQAPRSMYLWVAVLMGSVVLSASVLNGLVIVVSIRYKQLRSPLNYILLNLAVANLLVTLCGSSVSFSNNINGFFVLGKQLCELEGFMVSLTGIVGLWSLAILAFERYIVVCRPLGTFRFQHRHAVSGCAFTWSWSLLWTTPPLLGWSSYVPEGLRTSCGPNWYTGGSNNNSYILALFVTCFVMPLSLILFSYTNLLLTLRGAAAQQQESETTQQAEREVTRMVVAMVLAFLICWLPYSTFAMVVATTKDIIIQPALASLPSYFSKTATVYNPIIYVFMNKQFQSCLLKMVCCGHHPRGTRKTTPSAPSPCADIAAERLRNKLTPSHPV